The following coding sequences lie in one Peribacillus frigoritolerans genomic window:
- a CDS encoding Hsp20/alpha crystallin family protein, which translates to MFPWNSLFSFKNNPNQKEFMKNMQQSDVQSFIEKVFSQVIPDNMQGMMNQNDGGSQKVNARSEHPLHAEVFETHLYVFVRIPIDDESWLKKMKLYHTSNQSIIEGIPEESDRHVITLPAPVKKKGASAQYKESTLEIRLQKSFNTQYSEIDVSEI; encoded by the coding sequence ATGTTTCCCTGGAATTCACTTTTTTCTTTTAAGAATAACCCGAACCAAAAGGAATTCATGAAAAATATGCAGCAAAGTGACGTTCAATCGTTCATTGAAAAGGTATTTTCACAAGTGATCCCTGACAATATGCAAGGTATGATGAACCAAAATGATGGCGGCTCACAAAAAGTAAATGCCAGATCTGAACATCCTTTACATGCCGAAGTATTTGAAACCCACTTATATGTCTTCGTAAGAATTCCAATAGACGATGAATCTTGGCTAAAGAAAATGAAACTTTACCATACATCTAACCAATCCATCATCGAGGGGATTCCTGAAGAGTCAGATCGGCATGTCATAACACTCCCCGCACCTGTAAAGAAAAAAGGGGCATCGGCCCAATATAAAGAATCAACATTGGAAATACGTCTTCAAAAAAGTTTCAATACACAGTATTCAGAAATCGATGTATCCGAGATTTAA
- a CDS encoding mechanosensitive ion channel family protein: protein MQEVSESLNQFDGIEAWTKLGISIGIFLIFLLLRKVFTTYIFKFFLRIAEKRKVEFAANLMLAIEQPVRWLIVLIGVIISLHYFPIDSPLVELRSKIYRSFFVFLFFWTIFNISSILTILFPKLVGKFGLEVDQIVMPFFTKIINIIIIAFGASIIAEEWGFNVDGFVAGLGLGGLAFALAAKDTVSNFFGGIVIVTEKPFTIGDWIKTPSVEGTIEDITFRSTKVRTFAQALVTVPNATLSNEPIINWSKMGKRQIAFHLGVNVTTPKEKLENVIKDIERMLIDHPEVHPETILVKFDEFSHSGFNLYLYFFTKATDFGGYLSIKEDVNFKIMEILEQEDVQIAIPSQAFILQKDSNMEAMNDFESMRD, encoded by the coding sequence TTGCAAGAAGTTTCTGAATCACTCAATCAATTTGATGGGATCGAAGCCTGGACCAAATTAGGAATTTCCATTGGCATTTTTCTAATCTTCCTTTTGCTTCGGAAAGTATTTACTACATATATATTCAAGTTCTTTCTACGAATTGCAGAAAAACGCAAAGTAGAATTTGCAGCCAACTTAATGCTCGCAATAGAACAGCCGGTAAGATGGCTTATCGTTTTAATTGGTGTTATCATTTCACTGCACTATTTTCCGATCGACTCACCTTTGGTTGAATTAAGATCGAAAATATACAGATCGTTTTTTGTCTTCTTATTCTTTTGGACGATTTTCAATATCAGTTCAATCTTAACCATTTTATTTCCGAAATTAGTAGGTAAATTCGGGCTTGAAGTCGATCAAATCGTCATGCCGTTCTTTACGAAAATCATAAACATAATCATCATTGCTTTTGGTGCCTCCATCATTGCGGAAGAATGGGGATTTAATGTCGATGGATTCGTTGCAGGGCTTGGTTTGGGTGGGTTGGCTTTCGCTCTTGCCGCTAAAGATACAGTCAGCAATTTCTTTGGAGGAATCGTCATCGTTACCGAAAAACCTTTTACCATAGGAGATTGGATCAAAACTCCAAGCGTGGAGGGAACCATTGAAGACATCACATTCAGAAGCACCAAAGTTCGGACTTTTGCCCAAGCTTTAGTTACAGTCCCAAATGCGACCCTTTCGAATGAACCGATCATCAACTGGTCCAAGATGGGAAAAAGACAGATTGCCTTCCATCTAGGTGTGAATGTCACGACACCAAAAGAAAAATTGGAAAATGTCATTAAAGACATAGAAAGAATGCTGATTGATCATCCTGAAGTCCATCCGGAAACAATTTTGGTTAAATTTGATGAGTTCAGTCATTCCGGTTTCAATCTTTACCTTTATTTCTTCACGAAAGCGACGGACTTTGGAGGATATTTATCAATCAAAGAAGATGTGAACTTTAAAATAATGGAGATATTGGAACAGGAAGATGTACAAATTGCCATTCCGTCCCAAGCCTTCATTCTTCAAAAAGACTCAAATATGGAAGCCATGAATGATTTTGAATCCATGCGCGACTGA
- a CDS encoding MATE family efflux transporter codes for MNQTYTKSQKIRLLFYILIPILITQISMYAMTFFDVMMSGQYSTQDVAGVSIGSSLWTPVYTGLSGILIALTPVVSQLVGSRQSKSVSYSVMQAIYLAITLALFILIIGAFSLNPVLNAMDLEDSVHMVAHDYLIALSLGIIPLFVYNALRAFIDALGQTRISMIITLCALPVNVLFNYLLIYGKFGFPELGGVGSGYATAITYWLIALVAILVVIKINPFSTYKVFNEFFRVSWKEWRALLLIGVPIGLAIFFETSIFSAVTLLMSKYDTVTIASHQIAMNFASLLYMIPLSISMALTIVIGFEIGATRYKDAKVYSWIGISMALTMSLVLSTILFLFREPVASLYTKDHEVMMLTSHFLIYAIFFQISDALQAPIQGILRGYKDVNVTFAMSLVSYWILGLPIGYFFAKYTDMGAFGYWIGLITGLALGAIGLAARLRFIQQVKYKKMA; via the coding sequence ATGAATCAGACTTATACTAAATCACAAAAGATCCGCCTGTTATTTTATATATTGATACCTATCCTGATAACCCAAATCAGCATGTATGCCATGACCTTTTTTGATGTGATGATGTCGGGACAATACAGCACCCAGGACGTTGCTGGCGTCTCCATCGGCAGTTCGCTATGGACACCCGTGTACACGGGGCTGAGCGGGATATTGATTGCCTTAACGCCGGTGGTTTCACAGCTGGTCGGTTCCAGGCAGTCTAAATCCGTTTCCTATTCCGTGATGCAGGCCATTTATTTAGCTATCACTTTAGCCTTGTTCATATTAATCATTGGGGCGTTTTCTTTGAACCCCGTATTGAATGCCATGGACCTTGAAGATAGTGTCCACATGGTTGCTCATGATTATTTGATTGCACTTTCACTCGGTATCATTCCTTTATTCGTTTATAATGCGTTAAGGGCCTTCATTGATGCTCTGGGGCAGACCAGAATCTCCATGATCATCACCTTATGTGCACTTCCGGTAAATGTCCTTTTTAATTACCTGTTAATCTACGGGAAGTTTGGATTCCCCGAACTTGGCGGTGTCGGTTCCGGGTACGCAACTGCCATTACTTATTGGTTAATTGCCCTGGTGGCCATCCTTGTTGTAATAAAAATCAACCCGTTTTCGACATATAAGGTTTTCAATGAATTTTTCCGGGTTTCCTGGAAAGAATGGCGGGCTTTATTATTGATTGGGGTACCCATCGGGCTGGCTATCTTTTTTGAGACAAGCATTTTCTCGGCCGTCACCCTTTTGATGAGTAAGTATGATACCGTGACAATTGCATCGCATCAGATTGCCATGAATTTTGCGTCCCTGCTTTATATGATACCGCTAAGTATATCCATGGCTTTGACGATCGTCATTGGATTTGAAATTGGGGCAACCCGTTATAAAGATGCAAAAGTGTATAGCTGGATTGGCATATCGATGGCCTTGACGATGTCGCTCGTTTTGTCGACCATCCTATTCCTCTTCCGTGAACCTGTGGCTTCTTTATACACTAAAGATCATGAGGTAATGATGCTGACTTCACATTTTTTAATATATGCCATTTTCTTTCAGATATCGGATGCCCTCCAGGCACCCATTCAGGGTATATTGCGTGGATATAAAGATGTTAATGTCACATTTGCGATGTCACTGGTCTCCTACTGGATTCTCGGGCTTCCCATTGGCTATTTTTTTGCAAAGTATACCGATATGGGAGCCTTTGGGTATTGGATCGGCTTAATAACCGGCTTGGCTCTCGGAGCTATAGGCTTGGCGGCTCGCTTACGGTTCATACAGCAAGTGAAATATAAAAAAATGGCGTAA
- a CDS encoding undecaprenyldiphospho-muramoylpentapeptide beta-N-acetylglucosaminyltransferase, with protein sequence MEILTKKIVFTGGGSAGHVSVNAAIIPEFLKHDWDVTYIGSKKGIEKNIIETEFPEVRYETISVGKFRRYLSVENMKDPFRVIKGIFDARKILKKTKPDFIFSKGGFVSVPVVLAGRMLRIPIAIHESDYTPGLANKIAMPLASKIFTTFQETEKDLPKEKAMYLGAVLRDGIFKGNASAGKAFCGFTNNKPVLLVMGGSLGAVKINNMITDNLDALLKEYQIIHICGKGNVKLELKQRGYAPFEFVHEELFDLLAAADVVVSRAGSNSIFEFLGLQKPMLLIPLSANASRGDQILNASSFEKQGFCKVIQEEELNDRIFNATLADLLEQSNEYQEKMRQKRPFKTAAEMYELLLQVMAAKK encoded by the coding sequence GTGGAAATATTGACTAAGAAAATAGTATTTACCGGAGGCGGTTCTGCCGGTCATGTATCTGTTAATGCAGCAATCATCCCGGAATTTTTAAAGCATGATTGGGATGTTACTTATATTGGTTCAAAAAAAGGCATTGAAAAAAATATCATCGAAACGGAATTTCCCGAGGTCCGTTATGAAACGATTTCCGTTGGTAAATTCCGACGTTATCTATCTGTTGAAAATATGAAAGACCCTTTCCGGGTCATAAAAGGGATTTTTGATGCACGAAAAATATTAAAAAAGACCAAGCCGGATTTCATTTTTTCTAAAGGTGGATTCGTTTCGGTTCCAGTCGTTTTGGCAGGAAGGATGCTAAGAATACCAATTGCAATACATGAATCGGATTATACGCCTGGTCTGGCTAATAAGATTGCCATGCCACTTGCATCGAAAATTTTCACTACTTTCCAGGAAACAGAAAAAGACCTTCCGAAAGAAAAGGCCATGTATCTAGGCGCTGTATTGCGCGATGGGATTTTTAAGGGAAACGCTTCTGCTGGTAAGGCATTCTGTGGATTCACGAATAACAAACCGGTGTTACTCGTTATGGGCGGGAGCCTTGGGGCCGTTAAAATCAATAATATGATTACAGATAACCTTGATGCTTTATTAAAGGAATACCAGATTATACACATTTGCGGGAAGGGAAATGTGAAACTGGAATTGAAACAAAGGGGATATGCTCCTTTTGAATTCGTACATGAAGAATTATTCGATCTTTTGGCGGCTGCTGATGTCGTTGTGTCAAGGGCAGGTTCAAATTCAATCTTTGAATTCCTTGGTTTGCAAAAGCCGATGCTGCTTATCCCTCTAAGTGCCAATGCATCTCGCGGAGATCAAATCCTGAATGCGTCAAGCTTTGAAAAACAGGGCTTTTGTAAAGTCATTCAGGAAGAAGAGTTAAATGACCGGATTTTTAATGCTACATTAGCGGATTTATTGGAACAATCGAATGAATATCAGGAAAAAATGCGTCAAAAACGCCCATTTAAAACGGCAGCTGAAATGTATGAATTATTACTTCAAGTAATGGCTGCAAAAAAATAA
- a CDS encoding SDR family oxidoreductase, with translation MDEKVAFITGGATGIGKRMAFSLADNGMSIIITYRKSKKAALALVDELQEMYHVKALAIQGDSSSEEDCRNILQKILEAFGHVDIFIHNAGPYMHDRKPMTEYGSDEWKYIMDGNLNGFFFFAKELIPQMRSRNWGRVITLGFERCETAPGWIYRSAFAAAKSGLTSLTRTLAAEEATHGITVNMVCPGDIIGDWKEEEIRVARAEKDDTVPVGRPGTGEDIARVITFLCDEKSDFITGSIIPVTGGKDVLGKIYKA, from the coding sequence GTGGATGAAAAAGTAGCTTTTATTACTGGTGGAGCAACGGGTATCGGCAAAAGGATGGCATTTTCACTCGCGGATAATGGAATGTCCATTATCATTACTTATCGAAAAAGTAAAAAGGCAGCTTTAGCATTAGTGGATGAATTACAGGAAATGTATCATGTTAAGGCACTTGCGATTCAAGGTGACTCGTCAAGTGAGGAAGATTGCCGGAATATTTTGCAAAAGATTTTGGAGGCATTTGGCCATGTTGATATATTCATTCATAACGCAGGGCCATATATGCATGATCGTAAACCCATGACTGAATATGGCAGCGATGAATGGAAGTACATCATGGACGGGAATTTAAATGGTTTTTTCTTTTTTGCGAAGGAACTTATTCCACAAATGCGCAGTAGAAACTGGGGTAGAGTCATTACATTAGGGTTTGAACGGTGTGAAACTGCACCAGGTTGGATCTATCGTTCTGCTTTTGCCGCTGCAAAGAGCGGCTTGACTTCCTTGACAAGAACTTTAGCTGCGGAAGAAGCTACACATGGAATCACCGTGAATATGGTTTGTCCTGGTGATATCATAGGGGATTGGAAAGAGGAGGAAATTAGGGTCGCGAGAGCAGAAAAGGATGATACGGTTCCAGTTGGCAGACCGGGTACGGGGGAAGATATAGCGAGGGTCATCACGTTCCTTTGTGATGAAAAATCAGATTTCATTACCGGGAGCATCATACCGGTAACAGGCGGTAAGGATGTTCTTGGGAAAATATATAAAGCCTAG
- a CDS encoding LrgB family protein, with protein MTALITTYSILITILAYFIGRKIYAKHPSPFTTPVFFSTVTIILVLLISGLDFEDYSPGKDIITYFLGPATVALAVPLYKNRKIIVKYAMPAISGMIFGLMVTLIIAFAIAKAFSLPQFILQGLAVKSITVPIAVEITELYGGNSNISAAFVILTGVLGTMIAPKMMDKLNITMPFARGIAYGTIAHGLGTAQAAQESEFTGAVAGAAMAIAGILISCFFPFISNFL; from the coding sequence ATGACAGCGCTCATCACAACATATAGCATCTTGATAACCATCCTTGCCTATTTCATTGGAAGGAAAATATATGCTAAACATCCATCACCTTTTACGACGCCCGTATTTTTCAGTACGGTTACAATAATTCTCGTACTGCTGATCAGCGGTTTGGACTTCGAAGATTATTCACCGGGAAAAGACATAATCACCTATTTCCTGGGACCGGCTACCGTTGCCTTGGCCGTACCACTTTATAAAAATAGAAAGATAATCGTTAAATATGCAATGCCGGCAATTAGCGGCATGATATTTGGTCTTATGGTTACATTGATCATTGCCTTCGCCATCGCTAAAGCATTTTCTCTTCCGCAATTCATACTCCAAGGATTGGCGGTTAAATCCATTACAGTGCCCATCGCTGTTGAAATCACGGAACTTTATGGCGGAAATTCCAATATATCAGCAGCCTTCGTCATTTTGACTGGGGTGCTGGGTACGATGATCGCTCCAAAAATGATGGATAAACTAAACATCACGATGCCCTTCGCTCGCGGTATCGCTTATGGTACGATCGCTCATGGTCTCGGAACTGCTCAAGCTGCCCAGGAAAGTGAGTTCACCGGGGCTGTCGCAGGTGCGGCAATGGCTATCGCAGGTATCCTAATTTCCTGTTTTTTTCCTTTTATAAGTAATTTCCTATAA
- a CDS encoding DUF2639 domain-containing protein, which yields MAYEYSKGWFIQQLKAAGISYHPIEKKKLELYKTYILRRLYDDLQKR from the coding sequence ATGGCTTATGAATATTCCAAAGGATGGTTCATTCAGCAGCTAAAAGCTGCAGGGATAAGCTATCATCCAATTGAGAAAAAAAAGTTGGAGCTGTATAAAACCTATATTCTTAGGCGTTTATACGACGATCTGCAAAAAAGATAA